Proteins encoded together in one Pelagicoccus albus window:
- a CDS encoding TonB-dependent receptor domain-containing protein — protein MKQNHYKRNAILAGLSFVGLSGLANAQEEEEIIQLDPYEVKAESEPGDLAMDALQIERLQANDLAELFSNQSTLSVGGGSAVAQKIYVRGFEDTMLNVTIDGAQQIGELYHHQGRLQLEPEFIKTIDLDAGAGAATSGAGALTGSMRVTLKDAFDMLGEERVGAFVKTSYGFNGEDSYKLVGSAYGKLTDSIGLIATYSHAEGEDYADGNGDIVTPTAYNHARGYVKLNGTGATQNWSLAYEALEDTGTYYERPHMIGFNAAYVLSDHEMNRETLTFNHQLDAGDGVLDLNSTLYWTQSDYSNHRNTTGALYGRGEFESLGFDIRNNMISENNGLTFGIDYREDKSDSEQNATPPTFWGTSTQSATVFGIYAQDDWQATEVITLSAGLRYDNYERVSEEGVAAGASNESDGFSPNASVTWQATEDLSFRAGYSRAFRGITIREAFFSALYVHDGDLSPEKADNIEFGFAWEKDGTFLRGTVYTQDIENYIDAEYSGGEVWGYWRNVGTAEVDGYELELGQHYEKGFVSVGVWNADNSFNDEALTDANLGLGTSIGRTWNAKANYFLSDYNVDLGLFARYVESEENAIAADAPDKPSYFVTDLFASWSPVENDALTLSASIKNVFDEFYYDHGTYGYNARVGSYIGFPARGREISLTASYKF, from the coding sequence ATGAAGCAGAACCACTACAAACGAAACGCTATCTTGGCCGGCCTATCATTCGTCGGTCTTTCCGGATTAGCAAATGCGCAGGAAGAGGAGGAAATTATCCAACTCGATCCTTACGAGGTAAAAGCCGAGAGTGAGCCGGGCGATCTAGCGATGGACGCCCTTCAAATCGAGCGACTGCAAGCGAACGATCTGGCGGAGCTCTTTTCCAATCAATCAACCTTGTCGGTAGGAGGCGGTTCAGCAGTCGCCCAAAAGATATACGTCCGCGGTTTCGAGGACACCATGCTCAACGTCACCATCGATGGAGCTCAGCAAATAGGAGAACTTTACCACCACCAGGGACGCCTCCAGCTAGAGCCTGAGTTTATCAAAACCATCGACCTCGACGCCGGAGCCGGAGCGGCAACCTCCGGAGCGGGAGCTCTCACTGGCTCCATGCGCGTCACCCTCAAAGATGCTTTCGATATGCTGGGCGAGGAAAGAGTGGGAGCCTTCGTCAAAACCTCCTACGGTTTCAATGGCGAGGATAGCTACAAGCTGGTCGGCTCCGCTTACGGCAAACTGACTGACTCGATTGGTTTGATCGCCACCTACTCGCACGCAGAAGGCGAAGACTATGCGGACGGAAACGGAGACATAGTCACCCCCACCGCTTACAATCATGCCCGGGGCTACGTAAAGCTCAACGGTACGGGAGCCACCCAAAACTGGAGCCTTGCCTACGAGGCACTCGAGGATACCGGCACCTACTACGAGCGCCCTCATATGATCGGCTTCAACGCTGCCTACGTGCTCTCCGACCACGAGATGAACCGCGAAACCCTCACCTTCAATCATCAGTTGGACGCAGGTGACGGGGTGCTCGACCTAAACAGTACTCTATACTGGACCCAAAGCGACTATTCAAACCACCGAAATACCACCGGAGCTCTCTACGGTCGTGGGGAATTCGAAAGTCTCGGTTTCGACATCCGCAACAATATGATTTCGGAAAACAACGGCCTCACCTTTGGTATCGACTACCGTGAGGATAAGTCCGATTCCGAACAAAATGCTACACCCCCAACCTTCTGGGGAACCAGCACTCAGTCTGCCACTGTATTTGGAATTTACGCACAGGACGACTGGCAGGCTACAGAGGTCATCACGCTTTCAGCGGGACTTCGCTACGATAATTACGAACGCGTCTCCGAAGAAGGTGTAGCCGCCGGAGCCAGCAATGAATCCGATGGTTTCAGCCCCAACGCCAGCGTGACCTGGCAAGCAACAGAAGACCTCAGCTTCCGAGCCGGTTACTCACGAGCTTTCCGTGGCATCACCATCCGCGAAGCTTTCTTCTCCGCTCTCTACGTTCACGACGGAGACCTGTCTCCAGAAAAGGCGGACAATATCGAGTTCGGCTTCGCGTGGGAAAAAGACGGCACCTTCCTTCGTGGAACGGTCTACACGCAAGACATCGAGAACTATATCGACGCAGAATACTCTGGTGGAGAGGTCTGGGGCTATTGGAGAAACGTGGGGACTGCCGAGGTTGACGGATACGAACTCGAGCTCGGGCAGCACTACGAAAAGGGGTTCGTAAGCGTCGGAGTTTGGAATGCCGACAATTCCTTCAACGACGAGGCCCTCACCGACGCCAATCTTGGACTCGGCACCAGTATTGGTCGCACTTGGAATGCCAAAGCCAATTACTTCCTATCTGACTACAACGTAGACCTCGGCCTCTTCGCTCGCTACGTCGAGTCAGAGGAGAACGCCATCGCGGCCGACGCTCCAGACAAGCCGAGCTATTTCGTCACCGATCTCTTCGCCTCTTGGAGTCCTGTAGAAAACGACGCGCTCACCCTTTCCGCCTCCATCAAAAACGTATTCGACGAATTCTACTACGACCACGGTACCTACGGCTACAACGCACGCGTAGGATCATATATCGGATTTCCAGCTCGCGGTAGGGAAATCAGCCTCACCGCTAGCTACAAATTCTAG
- a CDS encoding alpha/beta hydrolase: MDTSLLQNAAGGRIDATYHEAPNTGYLALIGHGVTGNKDRPLIVGVANELAKLGIPALRFSFSGNGKSEGRFEDCTITSETKDLTALLDQLSDPYRKIIYIGHSMGGAVGTLVAAEEPTRIHTLVSLAGMVHTADFFKREFGEEVPGEGFMWEEPTCPLSQLAWDDAIAIGDTLGSIKKIAQPWLLIHGADDDVVPLSDSKDAINSATTKTKLIERPNESHMFSENAYPEIAKAISQWVAESEK, from the coding sequence ATGGACACCTCCCTTTTGCAAAACGCCGCCGGCGGAAGAATCGACGCCACCTACCACGAAGCTCCAAATACTGGATACCTCGCCCTTATTGGCCATGGCGTTACAGGCAACAAGGACCGGCCGCTTATCGTAGGCGTGGCCAACGAATTGGCAAAGCTGGGAATCCCCGCTCTCCGGTTCTCATTTTCAGGCAATGGCAAATCCGAAGGTCGTTTCGAAGATTGCACTATCACTTCGGAAACAAAGGACCTAACGGCCTTGCTAGATCAACTCTCCGACCCTTATCGGAAAATTATCTACATCGGGCACAGCATGGGCGGAGCGGTGGGAACGCTCGTGGCGGCAGAAGAACCTACCCGTATCCATACTTTGGTTTCACTCGCCGGCATGGTTCATACCGCTGATTTCTTCAAACGGGAGTTCGGCGAGGAGGTACCAGGCGAAGGATTCATGTGGGAGGAACCGACCTGCCCGCTCTCCCAGCTCGCATGGGATGATGCCATCGCAATTGGCGATACCCTCGGTTCTATTAAAAAGATCGCCCAACCTTGGCTCCTCATCCACGGAGCCGATGACGACGTCGTCCCGCTCAGCGACAGCAAGGACGCAATCAACTCCGCAACGACCAAAACTAAGCTCATCGAACGCCCAAACGAGAGTCATATGTTTAGCGAAAACGCGTATCCAGAAATCGCGAAGGCGATTTCCCAGTGGGTTGCGGAATCCGAAAAATAA
- a CDS encoding alanine/glycine:cation symporter family protein, giving the protein MSEIVDFLNKYIWSDWLVGLCLVAGLYFTFATRFLQVRKIPSMVRYLFSGKESENGLSSFQAFALAVSGRVGTGNIVGVASAIAGGGPGAVFWMWLIAFVGAGSAFAEAALAQIYKKEVDGQYRGGPAYYIEKGLGVKWYAILFALSTIVACGLLLPTVQSNSIGSAMENAFGIAPVYSGIVVIILLALIIFGGVHRIGHVAQLAVPIMAAGYILIALIVIGANISHVPSVFASIFSSAFGMDAVFGGILGAAIQWGVKRGIYSNEAGQGTAPIAAATAEVDHPAKQGLVQAFSVYVDTWFVCTATALMILMTDSFNVKAPDGSFLVENLPGVETGAAFTQNAVDSLMPGFGSAFIAIALLLFAFTTLLAYYYYTESNLVYLFKSGPARKQATQVVRILFLALTFYGTLKSAKLAWAMGDVGVGLMAWINLIAILLLSPQVFRCLKDFETQEKAGQEPVMDAEKAKLPKATFWSK; this is encoded by the coding sequence ATGTCTGAAATAGTCGATTTTCTCAACAAGTACATCTGGTCCGACTGGCTCGTCGGTCTTTGCCTCGTGGCGGGGCTCTACTTCACTTTCGCGACTCGCTTCCTGCAAGTCCGCAAGATCCCATCCATGGTCCGCTACCTCTTTAGCGGCAAGGAGTCGGAGAACGGACTCTCTTCCTTCCAAGCCTTCGCTCTCGCAGTTTCTGGCCGTGTGGGAACCGGCAATATCGTGGGCGTGGCATCGGCGATCGCCGGCGGTGGCCCAGGAGCCGTTTTCTGGATGTGGCTCATCGCCTTCGTGGGTGCGGGGTCTGCCTTCGCCGAAGCGGCCCTCGCTCAGATCTATAAGAAAGAGGTCGACGGCCAATACCGCGGCGGCCCCGCTTACTACATTGAGAAAGGCCTAGGCGTAAAATGGTACGCGATCCTCTTCGCCCTCTCGACTATCGTGGCCTGTGGTCTGTTGCTACCCACCGTGCAGTCCAACTCCATCGGCTCCGCCATGGAAAACGCATTTGGCATCGCTCCGGTGTACTCAGGAATCGTCGTTATCATCTTGCTGGCCCTCATCATCTTCGGAGGAGTACACCGTATTGGCCACGTAGCTCAGCTCGCAGTGCCTATCATGGCTGCAGGGTATATCTTGATCGCCCTGATCGTCATCGGGGCTAACATCAGCCACGTGCCGTCTGTTTTCGCCAGTATCTTCAGTTCGGCCTTCGGAATGGACGCAGTCTTCGGCGGAATTCTGGGAGCTGCAATTCAGTGGGGCGTTAAGCGTGGCATCTACTCCAACGAAGCGGGCCAAGGCACCGCTCCGATCGCCGCTGCCACCGCGGAAGTCGACCACCCGGCCAAGCAGGGCCTCGTGCAAGCCTTCTCCGTCTACGTTGACACCTGGTTTGTCTGTACCGCGACCGCATTGATGATCCTTATGACCGACTCCTTCAACGTGAAGGCCCCCGACGGCAGCTTCCTCGTAGAAAATCTGCCTGGCGTGGAAACAGGAGCGGCCTTTACCCAAAATGCAGTCGATAGCCTGATGCCAGGTTTTGGCTCCGCTTTCATCGCGATCGCCTTGCTGCTCTTCGCATTCACCACCCTCTTGGCTTACTACTACTATACCGAGTCAAACTTGGTTTACCTCTTCAAATCCGGACCCGCCCGCAAGCAAGCCACCCAAGTCGTTCGCATTCTCTTTCTAGCCCTAACCTTCTACGGCACCCTCAAATCCGCCAAACTCGCATGGGCCATGGGCGACGTCGGAGTAGGCCTCATGGCTTGGATCAACTTGATCGCCATTCTGCTGTTGAGCCCTCAAGTCTTCCGATGCCTCAAGGATTTTGAGACCCAAGAAAAAGCGGGCCAGGAACCAGTCATGGACGCCGAAAAAGCCAAGTTGCCTAAGGCGACTTTCTGGAGCAAGTAA
- a CDS encoding OsmC family protein, whose product MSEHIATLNWQRGDAAFDYKSYSRNHSWDFGHGLLVEASAATDYLGEEDKVDPEQAFVASLASCHMLTFLAIAAMSKITVESYRDRAIGHLAKNEAGKMAITRVDLYPEIVFAEGSEPSEKMLQRLHHKAHEECFLANSVNCEIVTHLPQ is encoded by the coding sequence ATGTCCGAACACATCGCTACGTTGAACTGGCAGCGGGGAGACGCCGCTTTCGATTACAAAAGCTACTCCCGAAACCATAGCTGGGACTTCGGTCACGGCCTCCTCGTCGAAGCCTCCGCGGCGACCGACTACCTGGGCGAAGAGGATAAAGTCGACCCCGAGCAAGCCTTCGTCGCTTCCCTCGCCAGCTGCCACATGCTCACTTTTCTTGCTATCGCAGCCATGTCCAAAATTACGGTGGAGTCCTATCGAGACCGCGCTATCGGGCATCTCGCCAAAAACGAAGCGGGCAAAATGGCGATTACCCGCGTTGATCTTTACCCGGAAATCGTTTTCGCCGAGGGATCCGAGCCCAGCGAAAAGATGCTGCAGAGACTCCACCACAAAGCCCACGAGGAGTGCTTTTTGGCGAATTCGGTCAATTGCGAGATCGTCACCCACCTCCCGCAATAA
- a CDS encoding UvrB/UvrC motif-containing protein, with the protein MSETRPKKCTHCHNPTTIHVTKVVDGEAVKMGVCGTCPKAKELKEGKHWDLIGTEDGGKKPKLPKEGDRACSGCGLTPADFKEHGRLGCPKCYETFEAKIEPMLRKLHKGERHLGKVPGSTEQRRVVSPEEIAKLKQRLDEYVSREEYEMAAAVRDQIRSLED; encoded by the coding sequence ATGAGCGAAACCCGTCCCAAGAAGTGCACCCACTGTCATAATCCGACGACTATCCACGTCACCAAAGTCGTAGATGGAGAGGCTGTGAAAATGGGTGTTTGCGGTACTTGCCCGAAGGCAAAGGAACTTAAAGAGGGGAAGCACTGGGATCTGATCGGAACGGAAGATGGCGGCAAAAAGCCGAAGCTTCCTAAGGAAGGGGACCGAGCCTGTTCGGGTTGCGGGCTCACTCCGGCGGACTTCAAGGAGCACGGAAGGCTAGGTTGCCCGAAGTGTTACGAAACCTTCGAGGCGAAGATCGAACCGATGCTCAGAAAGTTGCACAAAGGCGAGAGGCATCTCGGCAAGGTGCCAGGCTCAACCGAGCAGCGACGAGTCGTTTCTCCCGAGGAGATTGCCAAGCTCAAGCAGCGTTTGGACGAGTACGTAAGCCGCGAGGAGTACGAGATGGCCGCGGCTGTTCGCGATCAGATTCGCTCCCTCGAAGACTAG
- a CDS encoding response regulator has product MNDTKKILLLEDDKSSARLVTSFLESRGYEMTESHEGRDAIESALHQKPDLMIVDVLLPDMHGSEAVKQICSKDTHKDLKVLFVTSLLSNKTKPEEEVSITVSGRKYPALAKPIVPGVLEKAVSRILAGNN; this is encoded by the coding sequence ATGAACGATACGAAAAAGATACTTCTGCTTGAAGACGACAAGTCATCTGCACGGCTTGTTACCAGCTTTCTCGAGTCCAGAGGGTACGAGATGACTGAGAGCCATGAGGGGCGGGACGCTATCGAAAGCGCTCTGCATCAGAAGCCCGACCTGATGATCGTAGATGTCTTGCTGCCTGATATGCACGGCTCCGAGGCGGTGAAGCAGATTTGCTCCAAGGATACGCACAAGGACCTGAAGGTCCTCTTTGTCACCTCTCTCCTTTCGAACAAGACGAAACCGGAAGAAGAGGTGTCGATCACTGTGTCCGGCAGGAAGTACCCAGCTCTCGCCAAACCGATCGTTCCCGGAGTTCTGGAGAAGGCGGTCAGCCGAATTCTGGCTGGCAACAACTAG
- a CDS encoding class I SAM-dependent RNA methyltransferase yields MSGNEEAKPRPPRKFRPEPFEYHQIVELDIQTLTNMGQGLGRINDWVVMVRFALPGERVRARVYRNDKNFSEADLVEVLTPSTERISAPCPVFTECGGCQYQHFEYEAQLKWKTQQVKELLWHMVKVEHPVLPAIASPKLYGYRSKLTPHFEVPRGGQEMTIGFLKAGTRSRYVEVESCPLISDAMNDTLTRLRKETVEKHRSKPFKKGGTLLIREHRDGVTTDPKAIINEQVGDLTFSFPAGEFFQNNPSILPAFTGYVRQKAKEAGASFLVDAYCGSGLFCLTAARDFEKAVGIEVSEHSVQYAVKNAEANGIANASFVVGDAASIFEKIDFPGEKSAVVIDPPRKGSSKEFLDQLIEFGPTSVVYVSCNPATQMRDLQILLAGGYQIDEIQPFDLFPQTRHLECVVILKKA; encoded by the coding sequence ATGAGCGGAAACGAAGAAGCCAAACCACGTCCTCCACGGAAATTCAGACCCGAACCTTTCGAGTATCATCAAATCGTAGAGCTCGATATCCAAACCCTGACCAACATGGGCCAAGGTCTCGGACGCATAAACGATTGGGTCGTAATGGTCCGTTTCGCACTACCGGGAGAACGCGTTCGCGCCCGCGTGTACCGCAATGACAAGAACTTCAGCGAAGCCGATCTGGTGGAAGTTCTCACCCCTTCCACAGAACGCATTTCCGCTCCATGCCCAGTTTTCACCGAGTGCGGCGGCTGCCAATACCAGCATTTCGAGTACGAGGCCCAGCTGAAATGGAAGACCCAGCAGGTCAAAGAGCTGCTCTGGCACATGGTGAAGGTTGAGCATCCTGTGCTTCCGGCCATCGCATCGCCCAAGCTCTATGGCTACCGGTCCAAACTGACTCCCCACTTCGAAGTTCCGCGAGGCGGCCAGGAGATGACGATCGGCTTCCTCAAAGCGGGCACTCGCTCCCGCTACGTCGAAGTTGAATCCTGCCCACTAATCAGCGACGCGATGAACGACACCTTAACCCGACTCCGCAAGGAGACCGTCGAAAAACATCGGAGTAAGCCTTTCAAAAAAGGAGGCACCTTGCTGATCCGCGAGCATCGAGACGGGGTAACGACTGACCCGAAAGCGATCATAAACGAGCAAGTGGGGGATTTGACCTTCTCATTCCCAGCGGGCGAATTCTTCCAAAACAACCCGTCCATCCTGCCAGCCTTCACCGGTTATGTCCGACAAAAGGCGAAGGAAGCGGGAGCGAGCTTCCTGGTAGACGCCTACTGCGGGAGTGGCTTGTTCTGTTTGACGGCTGCTCGTGATTTCGAAAAGGCAGTCGGGATCGAGGTCTCCGAACACTCGGTACAATACGCGGTCAAGAACGCAGAAGCCAACGGTATCGCAAACGCTTCTTTTGTCGTGGGTGACGCCGCCTCCATCTTCGAGAAGATCGACTTTCCCGGAGAGAAATCTGCCGTGGTTATCGACCCTCCTCGCAAGGGATCGAGCAAGGAGTTTCTCGATCAGCTCATCGAATTCGGACCAACCTCGGTAGTGTACGTTTCCTGTAATCCAGCCACTCAAATGCGGGACCTTCAAATCCTCTTGGCAGGAGGCTATCAGATCGACGAGATCCAGCCCTTCGATCTCTTCCCTCAGACACGACACCTCGAGTGCGTCGTGATCCTTAAAAAAGCCTAG
- a CDS encoding SufE family protein translates to MSIEAKRDALVDELAPFDDHFERFAYIVDRAKSNPPLDDEFKIDAFLIEGCLSRLWVYPEYKDGLCYFSTDSDAAITKGTSTLLCGLYSGESPQDIIGLEPDFLAEVGVTQHLSPNRRNGLTNVRKRIKAYAELCLKNSEDQ, encoded by the coding sequence ATGAGTATAGAAGCAAAAAGAGATGCTTTAGTAGATGAGTTAGCTCCGTTTGACGATCATTTCGAGCGGTTTGCCTATATCGTGGATCGGGCCAAGTCCAACCCACCGTTGGATGACGAGTTCAAGATCGATGCCTTTCTGATTGAAGGTTGTTTGTCCCGACTTTGGGTTTATCCGGAGTACAAGGACGGGCTTTGCTACTTTTCTACCGACTCGGATGCGGCTATCACAAAGGGTACCTCCACGCTGCTCTGCGGTTTGTACAGTGGAGAGTCTCCGCAAGATATCATCGGCCTGGAGCCGGATTTCTTGGCAGAAGTTGGAGTCACGCAGCACCTTTCTCCTAACCGGCGCAATGGACTGACCAATGTTCGCAAGCGCATCAAGGCGTATGCAGAGCTTTGCTTGAAAAACTCTGAAGACCAGTAG
- a CDS encoding bifunctional diaminohydroxyphosphoribosylaminopyrimidine deaminase/5-amino-6-(5-phosphoribosylamino)uracil reductase RibD, with protein MDQIRIDESFMRAAICEAVRGDVVKTKPNPRVGAVIVENGEIVAKGHFEEDGGPHAERKAFEALGRKPQAGAVIYVTLEPCSTVGRTGACTTAIVESGIRRVVIGAQDPTPEHRGNGVAVLEQQGVEVLAGVLELECSALNPGYRGHST; from the coding sequence ATGGATCAGATTCGTATCGACGAGAGTTTCATGAGGGCCGCCATATGCGAGGCGGTCCGGGGCGACGTGGTAAAAACAAAGCCCAATCCTCGAGTGGGCGCTGTCATCGTGGAAAATGGCGAGATCGTCGCGAAAGGCCACTTCGAGGAAGATGGCGGACCGCACGCTGAGCGGAAGGCTTTCGAAGCCTTGGGCCGCAAGCCGCAGGCGGGGGCAGTGATCTATGTGACCTTGGAACCTTGTTCGACTGTGGGTCGCACGGGGGCGTGCACGACGGCTATTGTGGAATCCGGCATACGCCGCGTGGTGATCGGAGCCCAAGATCCAACGCCAGAGCACCGGGGAAATGGGGTTGCCGTTTTGGAGCAACAAGGTGTCGAAGTCTTGGCGGGGGTGCTGGAGCTGGAATGCTCGGCTCTCAATCCAGGCTATCGTGGGCATTCAACCTAA
- the yidD gene encoding membrane protein insertion efficiency factor YidD, translating to MLIFLVRIYQWTLSPLKNALFGAAAGCRFSPTCSHYAIQCLRTLPVIKAVRLLVWRILRCHPWGGAGYDPVPKMVYREDSKGKPVKSLKDYL from the coding sequence GTGTTGATCTTTCTGGTGCGTATATACCAGTGGACTCTATCACCTTTGAAAAATGCCCTATTTGGGGCGGCGGCGGGATGTCGATTTAGCCCGACTTGTTCGCACTACGCGATCCAATGTTTGAGAACGTTGCCTGTGATCAAAGCGGTTCGCCTGTTGGTCTGGCGGATACTTCGATGCCATCCGTGGGGAGGAGCGGGATACGACCCGGTTCCGAAAATGGTTTATCGTGAGGATTCGAAGGGAAAGCCCGTCAAAAGCTTAAAGGACTACCTATGA
- the dcd gene encoding dCTP deaminase: MILSDKAILEGMENGEIVVEPFDRKALGTNSYDVHLSKHLATYQADILDAKAHNTIEHFEIPEEGYVLKPGTVYLGSTLEYTETHAHVPFLEGKSSVGRLGIDIHATAGKGDVGFCNHWTLEISVAQPVRIYAGMPIGQLIYFHVEGDVENYYNKKASAKYNSRSPLPMESMMWKNRF; encoded by the coding sequence ATGATTCTTTCCGACAAAGCGATTCTCGAAGGCATGGAAAATGGCGAGATCGTGGTCGAACCCTTCGACCGCAAAGCCTTAGGCACCAACAGCTACGATGTGCACCTCAGCAAGCACTTGGCCACCTACCAGGCAGACATCCTGGACGCGAAGGCTCACAACACGATAGAGCATTTCGAAATCCCGGAAGAAGGCTACGTCCTAAAACCAGGTACTGTCTACCTTGGCTCAACGCTCGAATACACCGAAACTCACGCCCACGTGCCGTTTCTCGAAGGAAAAAGTAGCGTCGGCCGTTTGGGCATAGACATTCACGCCACCGCAGGGAAGGGAGATGTCGGCTTCTGCAACCATTGGACCCTAGAAATTTCAGTCGCTCAACCCGTTCGCATCTACGCGGGTATGCCCATTGGGCAGCTTATCTATTTCCACGTGGAAGGAGATGTAGAGAACTACTACAACAAAAAAGCCTCCGCCAAATACAACAGCCGCTCCCCACTTCCCATGGAATCCATGATGTGGAAAAACCGCTTCTAG
- a CDS encoding bifunctional GNAT family N-acetyltransferase/carbon-nitrogen hydrolase family protein translates to MAIIREAKLEDLETLVELNKACFPAMAEENVVWTIAQLSNHLRLFPQGQLVAEENGKILGAVSSLIVDLGADAYREHTYAGITDGGYFHNHDPEGDSLYGADVYVDPAARGQGIGHLLYQARRDLCQRLNLRRIIAGGRIHGYSTYASSMSPETYIAEVENGRIKDLVLSFQLREGFIVRGVLKNYIQDPHSKNNATFLEWINPEHQPVEKDGRKVRVSCVQYQVRGINSFEDFADQVEYFVETAADYRSDFVVFPEFFSVQLLSQKLLKKLPAIEGIRRLSEMKDEFMALMGKLAQEYGLYIIAGSHPMEIDGSLQNVCPVFAPDGSFTLHPKLHITPSEKKYWGISGGNELNVISTPKARIGILICYDSEFPEAARYLADQGAEIIFVPYCTDNRHGFLRVRYCSQARAIENQVYVVTAGIIGNLPSVPAMDIHYGKAAVFSPSDHEFARDGIQAEADSNVEMLLVTDLDINDLYRSRASGSVTPMLDRRKDLFQFTSNFPKDKTHPSTQGGDPMGLPV, encoded by the coding sequence ATGGCCATAATCCGTGAAGCGAAACTCGAAGACCTCGAAACCCTAGTCGAACTCAACAAAGCCTGCTTTCCCGCGATGGCAGAGGAAAACGTGGTTTGGACAATCGCTCAGCTCTCCAACCACCTAAGGCTCTTTCCTCAGGGACAGCTTGTCGCGGAAGAAAACGGAAAAATTCTCGGAGCCGTATCAAGTCTCATCGTGGATTTGGGAGCCGATGCCTATCGTGAACACACCTATGCGGGGATTACAGACGGTGGCTATTTTCACAACCATGACCCAGAGGGTGATAGCCTATATGGCGCCGACGTCTACGTAGATCCAGCCGCTAGAGGGCAAGGCATCGGTCATCTACTTTACCAAGCCCGTCGCGACCTTTGCCAACGCCTCAACTTGCGGCGAATCATTGCAGGCGGAAGAATTCACGGCTACTCGACTTACGCCAGTTCAATGTCACCAGAGACCTACATTGCTGAAGTTGAAAACGGCCGAATAAAAGACCTAGTATTGAGTTTTCAGTTACGCGAAGGATTCATCGTTCGAGGCGTGCTCAAAAACTACATACAGGATCCACATAGCAAAAACAATGCGACCTTCCTAGAGTGGATAAACCCGGAACACCAACCAGTAGAAAAGGATGGTAGAAAAGTTCGCGTCTCCTGCGTCCAATACCAGGTGAGAGGGATCAATAGTTTCGAAGACTTTGCGGACCAGGTAGAGTATTTCGTGGAAACGGCTGCAGACTACCGTTCGGACTTTGTTGTCTTCCCAGAATTTTTCTCGGTGCAGCTCCTATCCCAAAAACTGCTCAAAAAGCTGCCGGCCATCGAAGGCATCCGTAGATTGTCCGAGATGAAGGACGAATTCATGGCTCTGATGGGGAAACTCGCCCAAGAATATGGGCTCTACATCATAGCAGGGAGCCACCCGATGGAGATCGATGGTAGCTTGCAAAACGTTTGTCCAGTGTTCGCTCCAGATGGATCCTTCACACTGCACCCTAAGCTGCACATCACTCCGTCTGAGAAGAAGTACTGGGGAATCTCTGGCGGCAACGAGCTTAACGTTATCTCCACGCCCAAAGCCCGAATCGGCATTCTTATATGCTACGATTCAGAGTTTCCCGAAGCAGCCCGCTACTTGGCAGACCAAGGAGCTGAGATTATTTTCGTCCCCTACTGTACAGATAACCGCCACGGCTTCCTTCGCGTTCGCTACTGCAGCCAAGCTCGAGCCATCGAGAATCAAGTCTACGTCGTCACCGCAGGTATTATCGGAAACCTGCCCAGCGTTCCGGCGATGGACATCCACTATGGAAAAGCGGCCGTCTTCAGTCCGAGTGACCACGAATTTGCCCGGGATGGCATCCAAGCCGAAGCAGACTCCAACGTGGAAATGCTCCTCGTCACCGACCTGGACATAAACGACCTATACCGCAGTCGGGCCTCCGGAAGCGTCACTCCCATGTTGGACCGACGCAAAGATCTCTTCCAATTTACCAGCAACTTCCCGAAGGACAAGACTCACCCCTCCACTCAAGGCGGCGACCCAATGGGCTTGCCGGTTTAA